TCTTTCAAAGCGGGTCATCTTGTTGAATTAAAGAACATAAATACTATAGCAGACGGATTGAGGACTGCCATGCCAGGCAGACTCACGTTTCCTATAGTTCAAAAATATGTAGATGATATTCTTCTTGTGTCAGAGGAAGAGATTAAAAAGGCTGTCGTTTTTCTGCTCGAAAGAATGAAACTACTCGTAGAGCCTTCAGGTGCAGTCACCGTTGCTGCACTGTTGTTCGGTAAATTCCCATTGAAAAGCAAAAAGGTCATTGCCATCCTTTCTGGCGGCAATGTCGATCTCTTTGCAATTTCTGAATGGATTAAAGAAGCTAAGCAAGGGGGATAGAGATGAATCAAAAAGCCATTGATCTATTTGAAAAAGGTTTTAGCTGTTCTCAATCAGTTTTTGCAGCCTATGCACCGATATTTGGTATAGATGAAAAAACGGCTTTAAAAATCTCATCTGCATTTGGTGGTGGAATGTCAAGACTTGCACATGTTTGTGGTGCTGTCTCTGGAGCTTTCATGATAATTGGCTTAAAAGCAGGTGGCGAGGACAAAGAGAGTAAAGAACGGACATATCTTTTTGCAAGAGAATTTGCCGAACAATTCAAATCATTAAACGGTTCGATAATGTGTAAAGATCTCCTTGGTTATGACATAAGTACCAGTGAAGGTTTGCAAAAGGCAAGAGAAGCGAATTTATTCAAAACAATTTGTCCAAAGTATGTGAGAGATTCGTGCCAGATCTTAGAAAAGATGTTTTGTTTGTGAATTGAGGGATTTTGCGCATGGAAATTTTTGAACTCGATAAAGAGCAATGGAAGGATTTCAAGCTTCATTTTAAATGGTCAAGTGACAAGTATTACAAAGTGGATATCAGAAAAACACAGACAGGTTTGATGGTAGAATTAAAACTTCAAACGACCGATAAACCTATCGTTAAAGACTACGAAGAACCACTTTGGCAGCAGTGGATGGATGAAGAAAGTGATGATGAAGCACAGATATTTGGTGTGAAAATTGATAGTGAAATTGTCGGCTGGATGACTGTTGGTATGGAGAGCTGGAATAACAGACTCAGAGTATATGAATTACTTGTCCTTGAAGGATATCGCAGAAGGGGTATAGGAAAATTGTTGCTGGATAAAGCCAAACAAATTGCAAGACAGAAAAATTGTCGTGCGATCATCCTTGAGACACAGACCAATAATGTCAATGCTATTGAATTCTATAAAAAACAAGGTTTTGAATTCGATGGTCTTGATATCACAGCCTATCACAATGATGATGTTGAAAGAAATGAAGTCAGAATCGAGATGGTTTGTAGAAATTTTTAGATTGAATTTTGCAGATCAAAAATCCAAAATACGAAGACAGAGCATCAATGAGATTTTTGAGTTATGACTCTTCTCAGA
The DNA window shown above is from Thermotoga profunda AZM34c06 and carries:
- a CDS encoding C-GCAxxG-C-C family protein; protein product: MNQKAIDLFEKGFSCSQSVFAAYAPIFGIDEKTALKISSAFGGGMSRLAHVCGAVSGAFMIIGLKAGGEDKESKERTYLFAREFAEQFKSLNGSIMCKDLLGYDISTSEGLQKAREANLFKTICPKYVRDSCQILEKMFCL
- a CDS encoding GNAT family N-acetyltransferase, whose amino-acid sequence is MEIFELDKEQWKDFKLHFKWSSDKYYKVDIRKTQTGLMVELKLQTTDKPIVKDYEEPLWQQWMDEESDDEAQIFGVKIDSEIVGWMTVGMESWNNRLRVYELLVLEGYRRRGIGKLLLDKAKQIARQKNCRAIILETQTNNVNAIEFYKKQGFEFDGLDITAYHNDDVERNEVRIEMVCRNF